In a single window of the Manis javanica isolate MJ-LG chromosome 16, MJ_LKY, whole genome shotgun sequence genome:
- the LOC108399036 gene encoding LOW QUALITY PROTEIN: olfactory receptor 12D1-like (The sequence of the model RefSeq protein was modified relative to this genomic sequence to represent the inferred CDS: inserted 1 base in 1 codon), which translates to MSNHTSVTEFLLLGVTDIQVLQPFLFVVFLAIYFIIVAGNGVILMIVISDPRLHSPMYFFLGNLSCLDICYSTVTLPKMLENFLSTHKAISFMGCISQLHFLHFLGSTEAMLLAVMAFDRFVAICKPLRYTVIINHQCCTHTAITIWVIGFFHALLQSIMTSHLNFCGSNHIRYFFCDVKPLLELACGNTELNQRLLNTAAGTIAMGTFFLXIHLFVKTHSCSMLHKALSTCASHFMVVILLYAPVVFTYIHPAPSSSMDQDRVIAIMYSVVTPVLNPLIYTLRNREVKRALSRVIRRRLQFEET; encoded by the exons ATGTCAAATCACACCTCAGTCACTGAATTTCTCCTACTGGGAGTGACAGACATCCAAGTACTACAGCCTTTTCTCTTCGTGGTTTTCCTTGcaatttatttcatcattgtGGCTGGGAATGGTGTCATCCTGATGATTGTCATCTCTGATCCAAGACTCCATTCACCTATGTATTTCTTCCTGGGAAACCTGTCATGTCTAGACATCTGCTACTCCACAGTGACACTGCCAAAGATGCTAGAGAACTTCCTCTCTACACACAAAGCAATTTCTTTCATGGGATGCATAAGCCAGCTTCACTTCTTGCACTTCCTGGGAAGCACAGAGGCCATGTTGTTGGCAGTGATGGCCTTTGACCGCTTTGTGGCTATCTGCAAACCACTTCGTTACACTGTCATCATAAATCATCAGTGCTGTACCCACACAGCTATCACTATCTGGGTTATTGGTTTTTTCCATGCCCTTCTGCAGTCCATAATGACCTCTCACTTGAATTTCTGTGGTTCCAATCATATCcgttatttcttctgtgatgttAAGCCATTGCTGGAGTTGGCCTGTGGGAACACTGAGCTCAACCAGAGGCTGCTCAATACTGCTGCAGGGACCATTGCCATGGGCACATTCTTTT ACATCCATCTTTTTGTCAAGACCCATTCTTGCAGCATGCTTCACAAAGCACTGTCCACTTGCGCCTCCCACTTCATGGTAGTTATTCTTTTGTATGCCCCTGTTGTCTTTACTTACATTCATCCTGCCCCAAGTAGTTCCATGGACCAGGACCGGGTCATTGCCATTATGTACAGTGTGGTCACACCTGTACTAAACCCACTGATCTATACTTTGAGAAACAGGGAAGTAAAAAGGGCCTTGAGTAGGGTGATCAGAAGGAGGCTCCAATTTGAAGAAACCTAG